Proteins co-encoded in one Arachis stenosperma cultivar V10309 chromosome 7, arast.V10309.gnm1.PFL2, whole genome shotgun sequence genomic window:
- the LOC130940064 gene encoding uncharacterized protein LOC130940064: MGIAAVLDLRYKMVGVEFQFKKMYPDPRECFKQVDRIHQLCNELVNEYTHKMSSDVSHIGVGVGTKEVNESGNASLFGGDDYIWKNNQMKFKVLAKITKNIYTIPLSTVASESAFSTSGRNGGTESDRTESVGQKSTPTATPNDGCHFPFRAYGCVLVRTHSLTKLNPLNPSLSSSPFFFSEPTNVHHLLHHHHQPFPVCHPQPIQSHHVSLCFFFFPSPHLRRAQNPPYHHNAAGAPSSAEPASTHHHKTTGALFPLPEPWLRQPPPRTTVASTIDEPRRPNSPLLSPRAQSHQLLLAVVHNHLRANPEPTVRTSSFLFSFPARLNTFPVSASGAKTAALQPCSPVSGQQSANASTILKLPCSTPPSDAACHCCSNSCFPCFFVFLFCSSNRMSHCKNKKKEMDMDAEDTLNKLSISVLINAAVWKCCCFIDFFLFVADDLPVLIWLA; the protein is encoded by the exons ATGGGTATTGCTGCTGTTTTAGACCTTAGGTACAAGATGGTTGGGGTTGagtttcaatttaaaaaaatgtatcCAGATCCAAGAGAATGCTTCAAACAAGTTGATAGAATTCATCAGTTGTGTAATGAGTTGGTTAATGAATACACTCACAAAATGAGTTCTGATGTGTCACATATCGGTGTCGGTGTTGGTACAAAAGAAGTTAATGAAAGTGGAAATGCAAGTTTATTTGGGGGTGATGATTATATA TGGAAGAACAATCAGATGAAATTTAAAGTTCTTGCAAAAATAACTAAGAATATATATACTATTCCGTTGTCTACTGTTGCCTCTGAATCTGCTTTTAGTACAAGTGGTCGT AATGGCGGAACGGAATCGGATAGGACGGAGTCGGTAGGACAAAAATCCACACCTACTGCCACCCCTAACGACGGTTGCCATTTCCCTTTCCGTGCGTACGGATGTGTGTTGGTGCGTACGCACTCTCTTACAAAATTGAACCCCCTGAACCCTAGCctatcttcttctcctttcttcttctctgagcCAACCAACGTCCATCATCTTCTCCACCATCATCACCAGCCCTTCCCCGTCTGTCACCCACAACCGATACAGAGCCACCACGTCTCTctctgtttcttcttcttcccctcgCCTCACCTCCGCCGAGCCCAGAACCCACCGTACCACCACAACGCCGCCGGAGCCCCATCTTCTGCCGAACCAGCCTCCACCCACCATCATAAAACCACTGGAGCCCTCTTCCCCCTGCCCGAACCCTGGCTCCGCCAACCACCACCGCGAACCACCGTAGCCTCCACCATCGACGAGCCACGGCGACCCAACTCTCCTCTCCTTTCTCCGCGAGCCCAGAGCCACCAGCTCCTCCTCGCCGTCGTCCACAATCACCTTCGCGCTAACCCAGAGCCCACCGTCCGCACCAGCAGCTTCCTCTTCTCCTTCCCAGCGCGTCTCAACACCTTCCCTGTCTCTGCTTCCGGTGCCAAAACTGCCGCACTCCAGCCCTGTTCTCCAGTTTCCGGCCAGCAATCCGCCAACGCCAGCACCATCCTGAAGCTGCCGTGCTCAACACCACCCAGTGACGCTGCTTGTCACTGCTGCTCCAACTCCTGTTTCCCctgtttctttgtttttcttttctgttcttCAAACAG GATGAGTcattgtaaaaataaaaaaaaggagatGGACATGGATGCGGAGGATACCCTGAATAAACTTTCTATATCTGTTTTGATTAATGCTGCTGTTTGGAAATGTTGctgtttcattgattttttTCTGTTTGTTGCTGATGATTTGCCCGTGCTTATTTGGCTTGCTTGA